One window of Dermacentor andersoni chromosome 7, qqDerAnde1_hic_scaffold, whole genome shotgun sequence genomic DNA carries:
- the LOC129385936 gene encoding uncharacterized protein isoform X2 translates to MGGLVEDWASCLARDGVHPSRHGNWLLADYFYREARILAATVERGRILHNYKDRQSPSSWSGWAEPPAAPAFSSADFPPLEANFISLAASKPSWVKPRTPAQGPGFALVGGVRVRRKGSKTWCTWDSLPSPMTHGSRVPRRGKAEGHGRSHTVRNENPPL, encoded by the exons ATGGGTGGCTTGGTTGAAGATTGGGCAAGCTGCCTTGCCAGGGATGGTGTGCACCCGAGCCGCCACGGAAACTGGCTGTTGGCAGACTACTTCTACAGGGAGGCCCGCATCCTGGCTGCCACTGTGGAGAGGGGCCGAATCCTGCACAACTACAAGGACAGGCAGTCGCCATCTTCCTGGAGTGGCTGGGCAGAACCACCTGCAGCACCTGCCTTCAGCAGTGCCGACTTTCCTCCCCTTGAAGCTAACTTTATTTCTCTTGCAGCAAGCAAGCCATCTTGGGTGAAGCCAAGAACACCGGCGCAG GGTCCTGGCTTTGCTCTCGTTGGCGGTGTTCGCGTTCGCCGCAAGGGCAGCAAGACCTGGTGCACCTGGGACAGCCTGCCTTCACCCATGACCCATGGTTCAAGGGTACCGAGAAGGGGAAAGGCTGAG GGTCATGGGAGGAGTCATACAG
- the LOC129385936 gene encoding uncharacterized protein isoform X3 translates to MGGLVEDWASCLARDGVHPSRHGNWLLADYFYREARILAATVERGRILHNYKDRQSPSSWSGWAEPPAAPAFSSADFPPLEANFISLAASKPSWVKPRTPAQGPGFALVGGVRVRRKGSKTWCTWDSLPSPMTHGSRVPRRGKAE, encoded by the exons ATGGGTGGCTTGGTTGAAGATTGGGCAAGCTGCCTTGCCAGGGATGGTGTGCACCCGAGCCGCCACGGAAACTGGCTGTTGGCAGACTACTTCTACAGGGAGGCCCGCATCCTGGCTGCCACTGTGGAGAGGGGCCGAATCCTGCACAACTACAAGGACAGGCAGTCGCCATCTTCCTGGAGTGGCTGGGCAGAACCACCTGCAGCACCTGCCTTCAGCAGTGCCGACTTTCCTCCCCTTGAAGCTAACTTTATTTCTCTTGCAGCAAGCAAGCCATCTTGGGTGAAGCCAAGAACACCGGCGCAG GGTCCTGGCTTTGCTCTCGTTGGCGGTGTTCGCGTTCGCCGCAAGGGCAGCAAGACCTGGTGCACCTGGGACAGCCTGCCTTCACCCATGACCCATGGTTCAAGGGTACCGAGAAGGGGAAAGGCTGAG
- the LOC129385936 gene encoding uncharacterized protein isoform X1, giving the protein MGGLVEDWASCLARDGVHPSRHGNWLLADYFYREARILAATVERGRILHNYKDRQSPSSWSGWAEPPAAPAFSSADFPPLEANFISLAASKPSWVKPRTPAQGPGFALVGGVRVRRKGSKTWCTWDSLPSPMTHGSRVPRRGKAEGHGRSHTGKSFSSLIHRERG; this is encoded by the exons ATGGGTGGCTTGGTTGAAGATTGGGCAAGCTGCCTTGCCAGGGATGGTGTGCACCCGAGCCGCCACGGAAACTGGCTGTTGGCAGACTACTTCTACAGGGAGGCCCGCATCCTGGCTGCCACTGTGGAGAGGGGCCGAATCCTGCACAACTACAAGGACAGGCAGTCGCCATCTTCCTGGAGTGGCTGGGCAGAACCACCTGCAGCACCTGCCTTCAGCAGTGCCGACTTTCCTCCCCTTGAAGCTAACTTTATTTCTCTTGCAGCAAGCAAGCCATCTTGGGTGAAGCCAAGAACACCGGCGCAG GGTCCTGGCTTTGCTCTCGTTGGCGGTGTTCGCGTTCGCCGCAAGGGCAGCAAGACCTGGTGCACCTGGGACAGCCTGCCTTCACCCATGACCCATGGTTCAAGGGTACCGAGAAGGGGAAAGGCTGAG GGTCATGGGAGGAGTCATACAGGCAAGTCCTTCTCCTCACTTATCCACAGAGAGCGTGGCTGA